ATGACTACGGCGTATCTGTCGTAAAAAAGCGACCCGGCAAGTCGTTGCGCAAACCCAAACCCTGAGTGTCAGCAGGGCTTGCCAATTTATGGGAATAAGCCGTCAGGCCTATTACAAACGCAACCGGGTCTACAGGGCTCGGGCCGACCAGGATCAGCAGCTCATAACGTTTGTAGAGAAGGTCCGTGCTCGCCAACCGTGCATCGGCACTCGCAAGCTGCATTCGATGATGCATGAGCAGCGTGAGCAACAGGAGCTCCATGTTGGCCGGGATCGTTTGTTCGCGGTTTTGCGGGAAAGCCGCCAGTTGGTCCGCAGAAAACGGGCGTATCACAAGACGACCGACAGCCATCATCGCTTCCGCCGACACCCCAATCTGCTGAAACCAAGCCCGGAACAAATAGTCGCTACCGGCCCAGAACAGGTCTGGGTGGCCGATATTACTTACCTGCCTACCCGTGATGGCGTTGCCTATTTGAGTTTAGTGACGGATGTCTTTTCGAGAAAAATAGTCGGCTATCACGTGCATGAAAGTCTGCACACCAACTCCGTGGTGCAAGCCTTTCGAATGGCTTTGAAGCGACGTCGAAGCGTTCAGAAACTGGTCCATCACTCGGATCGAGGCGCGCAGTACTGCTCGGCCCTTTATCAAGAAATGCACGCAAAGCATGGCATCACTTGCTCGATGACCGACGGCTACGACTGCTACCAAAACGCCTTGGCAGAGCGGGTCAACGGCATCTTGAAAACAGAGTTCTTGATCCACCGACCTGCGGATTTTGCGCAGGCCACACAGATGGTGCGAGAGGCCGTCACGATCTACAACCAGGAGCGGCCGCACCTCTCTTTAAAATACAAAACGCCCGATGCGGTGCATCGGGCGTTAGGGTGAAACAGGTGTAAACCTATTTCAGGACTAGACACCAAAGCGGTCAACCGGCGATGGCGCGGTCCACCGAGAGCTTGCCGGCACCTTCGATCAACACCGCGAGGCTGCCACCGAGCAGTGCCAGGGCGAACTCGTAACCATTGTTGGCCATGAACAGACCGTTGCTGATGTGCACGGTGAAAATCGCCACCAGCGACAGGAAGGTCAGGCCCAATGCCGCCGGGCGAACCAGCAGGCCGATGATCAAGGCCAGACCGGCGAAGAACTCGGTGCCACCGGCCAGTGTGGCCATCAGATAGCCCGGGGTCAGACCGATGCTTTCCATGTACTGCGCGGTGCCGGCCAGACCGTAGCCACCGAACATGCCGAAGAGTTTCTGCGCACCGTGAGCGGCGAAGATCACGCCGACCGCAATGCGCAGAATGGTCAGGCCGTAACCGGCGCGGGTGAACAGTACCTTGTTGATCAGAGTGCTCATTGTGTATTCCTTGTTTTGCGAGAAGTGTGTGTTGGTTGGCCGCTATATTAATCAGTTAATTTCATGTTAAAAGCGCAAATAATGCGCCATAACAATCAACTTATTTGATCATTTGCGTGAGACAACTTTCTGTCCCCGGGGCTCCAACGACTCTCGCTCCCGGTCGAACGCCAAGTAATACTTGTTCACGCTATTAACATAGCTGACGGCGCCCATTCCCACCTGCTCCATGGCAATGCGCTCGACCTGGAAAAACCACTGATTGGGATTCAACCCCCGCCGCCGCGCTTCGGCACGCATGCCTTGCACCCGCTCCGGACCGATGTTGTAGGCCGCCAGCGTGAAGGCCATGCGCTCACGCTCGTTGAGCTTGGGACTGCTGAAGAACTTGCGACGGATCATTGCCAGGTACTTGGCCCCGGCCTGCACGTTCGCATCGAGATTCTGAATGTTATTCACGCCGACCCGCTGCGCGGCGGACGGGGTGATCTGCATCAGGCCGGTCGGGCCGCTACCGCTGCGGGCATTGGGTTGCAAGGCCGATTCCTTGAACGCCAGTGCGGCCAGGTTCAGCCAGTCCATGTTTTGCGCTTCGGCATGTTTCTGCAGGGTTGGCCGCAGCTTCTCCAGACGCTGGCGGTCGGCCTTGGCCAATGGATAATGGACTTGATAGAGACGGCGGTAGATGCGCAGAAACGCTGCGTCTTCGTTCGAAGGTTTTTTGTACCCCGTCAGGAAACGATCAATGCTCGCCCGCAGCATCGACGCGTCCCGGCGCACAAACCAGTACTCCTCGCCGGGCTCGCTGATCATCAACTGCCGATCAAAGCGCAGCTTGGGCAGGATCTTGCCCCAGCGTTCGGCAATCGGTTGCTCGACGATGGTCAAGTGGAAGATCCCGCCCTGGACCATTTCCAGTACATCTTCGACGGCGAGCGTCGGATCGACCCATTCGATGTTGATCGGTGCCAGTTTGTGCAGCGCCAGTTTCTGGTTGATCTGACTGACCGCGTCCCCTGCTGCACTGCCGGTTGGCAACGCGAGGGTTTTCCCGGAAAGTTGCTCGACCTTGGTGTAGCGCCGCTCGCCCTTGATCCCGACCAGCACTAACGGAACATTTCTCGCAATCGGCTCACTGCTGACCACCGCATAACCCGATTGCAGTTGCAGTAATTCGCCGGGCGCGACCAGATCCCCCTCGCCGCGCTGCAAGGCGCCGAGCAGTTGATCCTTG
The sequence above is drawn from the Pseudomonas sp. FP2196 genome and encodes:
- a CDS encoding DoxX family protein translates to MSTLINKVLFTRAGYGLTILRIAVGVIFAAHGAQKLFGMFGGYGLAGTAQYMESIGLTPGYLMATLAGGTEFFAGLALIIGLLVRPAALGLTFLSLVAIFTVHISNGLFMANNGYEFALALLGGSLAVLIEGAGKLSVDRAIAG
- a CDS encoding transglycosylase SLT domain-containing protein translates to MVRPSVLLLLCGSLLLPMTAVARLPGPLQAVPAAKVRDLSEIRSSRVLRVLVNQSRNSSGEVQGQAIGVEYHRLRAFEQYLNGHARDGQEVTLKIIPKAKDQLLGALQRGEGDLVAPGELLQLQSGYAVVSSEPIARNVPLVLVGIKGERRYTKVEQLSGKTLALPTGSAAGDAVSQINQKLALHKLAPINIEWVDPTLAVEDVLEMVQGGIFHLTIVEQPIAERWGKILPKLRFDRQLMISEPGEEYWFVRRDASMLRASIDRFLTGYKKPSNEDAAFLRIYRRLYQVHYPLAKADRQRLEKLRPTLQKHAEAQNMDWLNLAALAFKESALQPNARSGSGPTGLMQITPSAAQRVGVNNIQNLDANVQAGAKYLAMIRRKFFSSPKLNERERMAFTLAAYNIGPERVQGMRAEARRRGLNPNQWFFQVERIAMEQVGMGAVSYVNSVNKYYLAFDRERESLEPRGQKVVSRK
- a CDS encoding IS3 family transposase (programmed frameshift), whose translation is MDTGTKRSQRDYTLAFKLSVVDQVEKGELSYKEAQRRYGIQGRSTVLVWLRKHGRQDWSQGASIRSQRIRSMDEPTLPLTPEQRIKELEEQLALATQKAQFFEAVVDVLKNDYGVSVGKKATRQVVAQTQTLSVSRACQFMGISRQAYYKRNRVYRARADQDQQLITFVEKVRARQPCIGTRKLHSMMHEQREQQELHVGRDRLFAVLRESRQLVRRKRAYHKTTDSHHRFRRHPNLLKPSPEQIVATGPEQVWVADITYLPTRDGVAYLSLVTDVFSRKIVGYHVHESLHTNSVVQAFRMALKRRRSVQKLVHHSDRGAQYCSALYQEMHAKHGITCSMTDGYDCYQNALAERVNGILKTEFLIHRPADFAQATQMVREAVTIYNQERPHLSLKYKTPDAVHRALG